From one Bos indicus x Bos taurus breed Angus x Brahman F1 hybrid chromosome 7, Bos_hybrid_MaternalHap_v2.0, whole genome shotgun sequence genomic stretch:
- the REXO1 gene encoding RNA exonuclease 1 homolog isoform X2, with protein MLRSTGFFRAIDCPYWAGAPGGPCRRPYCHFRHRGARGPGAPGEGGAVSPAAGLGYDPYNPELPKPPAQRENGALGRGIDSRSDILELELVNQAIEAVRSEVELEQRRYQELLETARECGSAEAPVLAPHGPAACPATSLDGDAFPLSFDYNPSGHGLLSPDASYQPTPLAATAEPGCKYSLASPDRAQGHGGGGGGALEYVPKAVGQPRRYSRPVSSSKYVVDNSKPSTDLEYDPLSNFSARLLSRASTKDERAPKRPRSSRGSEPYTPAPKKPCDPFGSCDARFSDSDDDAVVAPGDKSVTTSPPRAQGGAESKAPGKPGSREGPELEEGSLRETKEMAVQCDVEDLGPPPRSPGRPPLAKPSSPARAAPERSSPKEGRPKKKSGVSPTASHKDSVRKTDKGKDGARGRPAEKPAADRRGPQAGSPRHKAERPQGTKKKPSSATPVASSGKGRPEWPGPLLSPAQGAARQPSDRIAGKTLSGKLAERKALSLDEGAPRDAPKLPRRTLSHAELFGDESEDEDPRPQTPATRPLAPPSLSSSSDSDSDSDSSLGLSAARGPPKRLKASPPPSSSSSSGAGSDVDYSALEKEVDFDSDPMEECLRIFNESTAVKTEDKGRLARQPSKEEKTEDKGHSGLTTLFPGQKRRISHLSKQGKEVEPTRRGPAPPARPPTAQEVCYRRAQQAQRESAGWLQAAQQLGEKPSSVHISAPGEKRRIAHVPNPLLAAAPTGAKRTLSASSSQPPSGPEPGSQPLKTRTLSGMASKTTTTMAPKRVAHSPSLQSLKKPIIPKEFGGKVPTVIRQRYLNLFIEECLKFCSSNQEAIEKALNEEKVAYDRSPSKNIYLNVAVNTLKKLRGLGPGAGAGLNKTSGRRVVSHEVVLGGKLAARTSFSLSRPSSPRVEDLKGAALYSRLKEYLLTEGQLKENGYPFPHPEKPGGAVIFTAEEKKPKDSSCRICCRCGAEYLVSSSGRCVREEECYYHWGRLRRNRGKGPGKPLPTRQTECSRLGRSIGWTCLTASVYSGRWLGDSVYMLLSCHRLYRLSGRQGKCPGSFLVLGSTGPKPPFSCP; from the exons GGCTTGGTTATGACCCGTACAACCCTGAGCTGCCCAAGCCCCCTGCACAGAGGGAGAATGGCGCCCTGGGCAGAGGCATTGATTCCCGCTCAGACATCCTGGAGCTGGAGCTGGTCAACCAGGCCATCGAGGCCGTGCGCTCTGAGGTGGAGCTGGAGCAGAGGCGCTACCAGGAGCTCCTGGAGACGGCCCGGGAGTGCGGTTCAGCCGAGGCCCCCGTCCTGGCACCTCATGGCCCTGCTGCCTGCCCCGCCACCAGCCTGGATGGGGACGCCTTCCCACTGTCCTTCGATTACAACCCCAGCGGCCATGGCCTTTTGAGCCCTGATGCCAGCTATCAGCCCACCCCACTGGCTGCCACCGCTGAGCCTGGCTGCAAGTATTCACTGGCCTCGCCAGACCGGGCTCAGGGCCATGGTGGAGGGGGTGGCGGCGCCCTGGAGTATGTCCCCAAGGCCGTGGGCCAGCCCCGGCGGTACAGCCGCCCTGTCTCCAGCAGCAAGTACGTGGTGGACAACTCTAAGCCGTCTACAGACCTGGAGTATGACCCCCTGTCCAACTTCTCTGCCCGCCTGCTCAGCAGGGCCAGCACCAAGGACGAAAGGGCCCCCAAGCGGCCCCGGAGCTCCCGTGGCAGCGAGCCCTACACACCTGCACCCAAGAAGCCCTGTGACCCCTTTGGCAGCTGCGACGCCAGGTTCTCGGACTCAGACGATGACGCTGTTGTCGCTCCAGGTGACAAATCTGTCACCACCAGCCCCCCAAGAGCTCAAGGGGGTGCTGAGAGCAAGGCCCCGGGGAAGCCGGGCTCCAGGGAGGGCCCTGAACTGGAGGAGGGCAGCCTTCGGGAGACCAAGGAGATGGCGGTGCAGTGTGACGTAGAGGATCTTGGGCCACCCCCTCGGAGCCCGGGCAGGCCACCCCTGGCTAAGCCCAGCTCACCAGCCAGGGCTGCGCCAGAGCGCAGCAGCCCCAAGGAGGGGAGGCCTAAGAAGAAAAGTGGGGTGTCACCCACCGCCAGCCACAAGGACAGTGTCCGGAAGACAGATAAGGGTAAGGATGGTGCACGAGGGAGGCCGGCTGAGAAGCCCGCTGCAGACAGGAGGGGCCCGCAGGCCGGCAGCCCCAGGCACAAAGCAGAGCGGCCCCAAGGGACCAAGAAAAAGCCATCTTCAGCCACTCCGGTGGCCAGCTCAGGGAAAGGCCGACCAGAATGGCCAGGACCGCTGCTGAGCCCCGCACAGGGGGCAGCCCGCCAACCATCAGATAGGATAGCTGGGAAGACCCTGTCAGGGAAGCTGGCAGAGAGGAAGGCCCTCTCGCTGGACGAGGGCGCCCCCCGGGACGCCCCCAAGCTGCCCAGGCGGACCCTGAGCCATGCTGAGCTCTTCGGGGATGAGAGTGAGGACGAGGACCCGCGGCCCCAGACGCCGGCCACCCGGCCTCTCGCTCCCCCCAGCCTCAGCTCCAGCTCGGACTCGGACTCAGACTCGGACTCCAGCCTGGGCCTGTCGGCTGCGCGGGGGCCGCCCAAGCGCCTCAaggcctccccgcccccctcctcCTCGTCCTCTTCGGGGGCGGGCTCTGACGTGGACTACtcagccctggagaaggaggttGACTttgactctgaccccatggaggAGTGCCTGCGCATCTTCAACGAGTCAACGGCTGTCAAGACTGAGGACAAGGGCCGCCTGGCCCGGCAG CCCTCTAAGGAGGAGAAGACTGAGGACAAGGGGCATTCAGGCCTGACCACACTGTTTCCTGGGCAGAAGAGGAGGATTTCTCACCTCTCCAAGCAAGGCAAGGAG GTGGAGCCCACTAGGAGAGGCCCTGCACCCCCTGCCCGGCCCCCGACCGCCCAGGAGGTGTGCTACCGACGGGCTCAGCAGGCACAGAGGGAGTCAGCCGGCTGGCTCCAGGCCGCCCAGCAGCTGGGTGAGAAGCCAAGCTCTGTCCACATCTCGGCCCCAGGAGAGAAGCGGAGGATCGCCCATGTCCCCAACCCCCTCCTGGCTGCAG CCCCCACAGGCGCCAAGAGGACCCTCTCGGCCAGCAGCAGCCAGCCCCCCAGCGGCCCCGAGCCAGGCAGCCAGCCCTTGAAGACGCGCACATTGTCGGGCATGGCGTCcaagaccaccaccaccatggcccCGAAGCGTGTGGCACACAGCCCGTCCTTACAG AGTTTAAAGAAGCCCATTATCCCAAAAGAGTTCGGGGGCAAAGTCCCTACTGTCATCCGCCAGCGGTATCTCAACCTGTTTATTGAAGAGTGCCTCAAGTTTTGCTCTTCTAACCAGGAAGCCATAGAGAAG GCGCTCAACGAGGAGAAGGTAGCCTACGACCGCAGCCCCAGCAAGAACATCTACCTGAACGTGGCTGTGAACACCCTCAAGAAGCTGCGCGGCCTGGGACCGGGTGCCGGAGCTGGTCTCaaca AAACCAGCGGCCGGAGGGTGGTGTCCCATGAAGTGGTGCTGGGGGGCAAGTTGGCTGCCAGGACCAGCTTTTCGCTCAGCCGCCCTAGCAGCCCCCGTGTGGAGGATCTGAAAG GGGCCGCCCTGTACAGCCGCCTCAAGGAGTACCTGCTCACGGAGGGCCAGCTCAAGGAGAATGGCTACCCCTTCCCGCACCCCGAGAAGCCTGGTGGCGCCGTCATCTTCACAGCCGAGGAGAAGAAACCCAAGGACT CCTCCTGCAGGATCTGCTGCCGCTGCGGCGCTGAGTACCTCGTGTCCTCCTCTGGCCGCTGCGTGCGTGAGGAGGAGTGTTACTACCACTGGGGGCGGCTCCGCCGGAACCGAG GGAAggggcctgggaagcccctgcccaCCAGGCAGACCGAGTGTTCTAGACTGGGCCGGAGCATTGGGTGGACCTGCTTGACCGCATCTGTTTATAGTGGCCGGTGGCTGGGAGACTCAGTATACATGCTGCTCAGCTGCCATAGGCTCTACCGGCTGTCAGGTCGCCAAGGTAAGTGTCCTGGGTCATTCCTTGTCCTGGGGAGCACTGGCCCCAAGCCTCCCTTTTCCTGTCCTTGA
- the REXO1 gene encoding RNA exonuclease 1 homolog isoform X1 produces the protein MLRSTGFFRAIDCPYWAGAPGGPCRRPYCHFRHRGARGPGAPGEGGAVSPAAGLGYDPYNPELPKPPAQRENGALGRGIDSRSDILELELVNQAIEAVRSEVELEQRRYQELLETARECGSAEAPVLAPHGPAACPATSLDGDAFPLSFDYNPSGHGLLSPDASYQPTPLAATAEPGCKYSLASPDRAQGHGGGGGGALEYVPKAVGQPRRYSRPVSSSKYVVDNSKPSTDLEYDPLSNFSARLLSRASTKDERAPKRPRSSRGSEPYTPAPKKPCDPFGSCDARFSDSDDDAVVAPGDKSVTTSPPRAQGGAESKAPGKPGSREGPELEEGSLRETKEMAVQCDVEDLGPPPRSPGRPPLAKPSSPARAAPERSSPKEGRPKKKSGVSPTASHKDSVRKTDKGKDGARGRPAEKPAADRRGPQAGSPRHKAERPQGTKKKPSSATPVASSGKGRPEWPGPLLSPAQGAARQPSDRIAGKTLSGKLAERKALSLDEGAPRDAPKLPRRTLSHAELFGDESEDEDPRPQTPATRPLAPPSLSSSSDSDSDSDSSLGLSAARGPPKRLKASPPPSSSSSSGAGSDVDYSALEKEVDFDSDPMEECLRIFNESTAVKTEDKGRLARQPSKEEKTEDKGHSGLTTLFPGQKRRISHLSKQGKEVEPTRRGPAPPARPPTAQEVCYRRAQQAQRESAGWLQAAQQLGEKPSSVHISAPGEKRRIAHVPNPLLAAAPTGAKRTLSASSSQPPSGPEPGSQPLKTRTLSGMASKTTTTMAPKRVAHSPSLQSLKKPIIPKEFGGKVPTVIRQRYLNLFIEECLKFCSSNQEAIEKALNEEKVAYDRSPSKNIYLNVAVNTLKKLRGLGPGAGAGLNKTSGRRVVSHEVVLGGKLAARTSFSLSRPSSPRVEDLKGAALYSRLKEYLLTEGQLKENGYPFPHPEKPGGAVIFTAEEKKPKDSSCRICCRCGAEYLVSSSGRCVREEECYYHWGRLRRNRVAGGWETQYTCCSAAIGSTGCQVAKQHVQDGRKENLEGFVKTFEKELSGDAHPGVYALDCEMSYTTYGLELTRVTVVDTDLQVVYDTFVRPDNEIVDYNTRFSGVTEADLADTSISLRDVQAVLLSMFSSDTVLIGHSLESDLLALKVIHSTVVDTSVLFPHRLGLPYKRSLRNLMADYLRQIIQDNVDGHSSSEDASACMHLVIWKIREDAKTKR, from the exons GGCTTGGTTATGACCCGTACAACCCTGAGCTGCCCAAGCCCCCTGCACAGAGGGAGAATGGCGCCCTGGGCAGAGGCATTGATTCCCGCTCAGACATCCTGGAGCTGGAGCTGGTCAACCAGGCCATCGAGGCCGTGCGCTCTGAGGTGGAGCTGGAGCAGAGGCGCTACCAGGAGCTCCTGGAGACGGCCCGGGAGTGCGGTTCAGCCGAGGCCCCCGTCCTGGCACCTCATGGCCCTGCTGCCTGCCCCGCCACCAGCCTGGATGGGGACGCCTTCCCACTGTCCTTCGATTACAACCCCAGCGGCCATGGCCTTTTGAGCCCTGATGCCAGCTATCAGCCCACCCCACTGGCTGCCACCGCTGAGCCTGGCTGCAAGTATTCACTGGCCTCGCCAGACCGGGCTCAGGGCCATGGTGGAGGGGGTGGCGGCGCCCTGGAGTATGTCCCCAAGGCCGTGGGCCAGCCCCGGCGGTACAGCCGCCCTGTCTCCAGCAGCAAGTACGTGGTGGACAACTCTAAGCCGTCTACAGACCTGGAGTATGACCCCCTGTCCAACTTCTCTGCCCGCCTGCTCAGCAGGGCCAGCACCAAGGACGAAAGGGCCCCCAAGCGGCCCCGGAGCTCCCGTGGCAGCGAGCCCTACACACCTGCACCCAAGAAGCCCTGTGACCCCTTTGGCAGCTGCGACGCCAGGTTCTCGGACTCAGACGATGACGCTGTTGTCGCTCCAGGTGACAAATCTGTCACCACCAGCCCCCCAAGAGCTCAAGGGGGTGCTGAGAGCAAGGCCCCGGGGAAGCCGGGCTCCAGGGAGGGCCCTGAACTGGAGGAGGGCAGCCTTCGGGAGACCAAGGAGATGGCGGTGCAGTGTGACGTAGAGGATCTTGGGCCACCCCCTCGGAGCCCGGGCAGGCCACCCCTGGCTAAGCCCAGCTCACCAGCCAGGGCTGCGCCAGAGCGCAGCAGCCCCAAGGAGGGGAGGCCTAAGAAGAAAAGTGGGGTGTCACCCACCGCCAGCCACAAGGACAGTGTCCGGAAGACAGATAAGGGTAAGGATGGTGCACGAGGGAGGCCGGCTGAGAAGCCCGCTGCAGACAGGAGGGGCCCGCAGGCCGGCAGCCCCAGGCACAAAGCAGAGCGGCCCCAAGGGACCAAGAAAAAGCCATCTTCAGCCACTCCGGTGGCCAGCTCAGGGAAAGGCCGACCAGAATGGCCAGGACCGCTGCTGAGCCCCGCACAGGGGGCAGCCCGCCAACCATCAGATAGGATAGCTGGGAAGACCCTGTCAGGGAAGCTGGCAGAGAGGAAGGCCCTCTCGCTGGACGAGGGCGCCCCCCGGGACGCCCCCAAGCTGCCCAGGCGGACCCTGAGCCATGCTGAGCTCTTCGGGGATGAGAGTGAGGACGAGGACCCGCGGCCCCAGACGCCGGCCACCCGGCCTCTCGCTCCCCCCAGCCTCAGCTCCAGCTCGGACTCGGACTCAGACTCGGACTCCAGCCTGGGCCTGTCGGCTGCGCGGGGGCCGCCCAAGCGCCTCAaggcctccccgcccccctcctcCTCGTCCTCTTCGGGGGCGGGCTCTGACGTGGACTACtcagccctggagaaggaggttGACTttgactctgaccccatggaggAGTGCCTGCGCATCTTCAACGAGTCAACGGCTGTCAAGACTGAGGACAAGGGCCGCCTGGCCCGGCAG CCCTCTAAGGAGGAGAAGACTGAGGACAAGGGGCATTCAGGCCTGACCACACTGTTTCCTGGGCAGAAGAGGAGGATTTCTCACCTCTCCAAGCAAGGCAAGGAG GTGGAGCCCACTAGGAGAGGCCCTGCACCCCCTGCCCGGCCCCCGACCGCCCAGGAGGTGTGCTACCGACGGGCTCAGCAGGCACAGAGGGAGTCAGCCGGCTGGCTCCAGGCCGCCCAGCAGCTGGGTGAGAAGCCAAGCTCTGTCCACATCTCGGCCCCAGGAGAGAAGCGGAGGATCGCCCATGTCCCCAACCCCCTCCTGGCTGCAG CCCCCACAGGCGCCAAGAGGACCCTCTCGGCCAGCAGCAGCCAGCCCCCCAGCGGCCCCGAGCCAGGCAGCCAGCCCTTGAAGACGCGCACATTGTCGGGCATGGCGTCcaagaccaccaccaccatggcccCGAAGCGTGTGGCACACAGCCCGTCCTTACAG AGTTTAAAGAAGCCCATTATCCCAAAAGAGTTCGGGGGCAAAGTCCCTACTGTCATCCGCCAGCGGTATCTCAACCTGTTTATTGAAGAGTGCCTCAAGTTTTGCTCTTCTAACCAGGAAGCCATAGAGAAG GCGCTCAACGAGGAGAAGGTAGCCTACGACCGCAGCCCCAGCAAGAACATCTACCTGAACGTGGCTGTGAACACCCTCAAGAAGCTGCGCGGCCTGGGACCGGGTGCCGGAGCTGGTCTCaaca AAACCAGCGGCCGGAGGGTGGTGTCCCATGAAGTGGTGCTGGGGGGCAAGTTGGCTGCCAGGACCAGCTTTTCGCTCAGCCGCCCTAGCAGCCCCCGTGTGGAGGATCTGAAAG GGGCCGCCCTGTACAGCCGCCTCAAGGAGTACCTGCTCACGGAGGGCCAGCTCAAGGAGAATGGCTACCCCTTCCCGCACCCCGAGAAGCCTGGTGGCGCCGTCATCTTCACAGCCGAGGAGAAGAAACCCAAGGACT CCTCCTGCAGGATCTGCTGCCGCTGCGGCGCTGAGTACCTCGTGTCCTCCTCTGGCCGCTGCGTGCGTGAGGAGGAGTGTTACTACCACTGGGGGCGGCTCCGCCGGAACCGAG TGGCCGGTGGCTGGGAGACTCAGTATACATGCTGCTCAGCTGCCATAGGCTCTACCGGCTGTCAGGTCGCCAAG CAACATGTGCAGGATGGCCGGAAGGAAAACTTGGAAGGGTTTGTGAAGACTTTTGAGAAAGAGCTTTCAGGAGATGCGCATCCAGGAGTCTACGCCCTCGACTGTGAGATG TCCTACACCACGTATGGCCTGGAGCTGACGCGCGTCACAGTGGTGGACACGGACCTCCAGGTTGTGTATGACACCTTTGTCAGGCCAGACAACGAGATTGTCGACTATAACACTAG gTTTTCAGGAGTGACTGAGGCTGACCTTGCAGACACGAGCATCTCGCTCCGGGATGTCCAGGCCGTGTTGCTTAGCATGTTCAGCTCAGACACCGTCCTCATCGGTCACAGTCTGGAGAGCGACCTGCTGGCCTTGAAG GTCATCCACAGCACCGTGGTGGACACGTCTGTGTTATTCCCACATCGCCTGGGCCTCCCCTACAAGCGCTCCCTGCGGAATCTCATGGCCGACTACCTCAGACAGATCATCCAGGACAATG TGGACGGGCACAGCTCCAGCGAGGATGCCAGTGCCTGCATGCACCTGGTGATCTGGAAGATCCGAGAAGACGCCAAGACCAAGCGGTGA